In Bradyrhizobium guangxiense, the following are encoded in one genomic region:
- a CDS encoding CgeB family protein, translating into MKLSIVVVGLSVTSSWGNGHATTYRALIEALARRGHRVTFLERDVAWYREHRDLTKPSSWTVELYQSPRDVPRRFGKLIRDADLVIIGSYVPDGVAISEWITSQARGITAFYDIDTPVTLARLDQGLDYLAPTMIPRFDLYLSFSGGPVPVMIEQRYGSPMARVLYCSADTDSYKPQRAHTRWALGYLGTYSEDRQPILEQLLLSPARTLPSVQFAVAGAQYPPDIAWPANVTRVEHLAPKQHPQFYAEQRFALNATRADMRALGFSPSVRLFEAAACGTPVISDRWSGIETIFEPSREILLASTPRDVIEILRDMPEERRRAIAESARRRVLADHTADHRARQLEGYYAEATARHRRKSARLLRGRPVQVAELQESLP; encoded by the coding sequence ATGAAACTGAGCATTGTCGTCGTCGGTCTTTCGGTCACATCGTCCTGGGGCAATGGTCATGCCACGACCTATCGCGCTCTGATCGAGGCCCTCGCGCGACGAGGCCACCGCGTCACGTTCCTTGAACGCGACGTCGCCTGGTATCGCGAGCATCGCGATCTGACCAAGCCGTCCTCGTGGACTGTCGAGCTCTATCAGTCACCGAGGGACGTGCCCCGCCGATTCGGCAAGCTGATCCGAGATGCAGACCTCGTCATCATCGGCTCTTATGTGCCCGACGGTGTCGCCATCTCCGAATGGATCACAAGCCAGGCGCGGGGAATCACCGCCTTCTACGACATCGACACGCCGGTGACGCTGGCGAGACTCGACCAGGGCCTCGACTATCTTGCGCCGACGATGATACCCCGTTTCGACCTCTATCTTTCATTTTCCGGCGGACCCGTACCGGTCATGATCGAACAGCGCTACGGCAGCCCGATGGCCCGGGTTCTCTATTGCAGTGCCGATACCGACTCCTACAAACCACAACGGGCGCATACGAGATGGGCGCTCGGTTATCTCGGGACCTATAGCGAGGATCGGCAGCCCATCCTCGAGCAATTGCTGCTGTCTCCAGCGCGTACGCTGCCGTCGGTGCAGTTTGCGGTCGCGGGAGCGCAATACCCCCCTGATATTGCGTGGCCGGCCAATGTCACGCGGGTCGAGCATCTCGCGCCGAAGCAGCACCCGCAGTTCTACGCGGAACAGCGGTTCGCGCTGAACGCCACCCGCGCCGACATGCGTGCGCTGGGCTTTTCGCCGAGCGTCCGGCTGTTCGAAGCGGCCGCCTGCGGCACGCCCGTGATCTCAGATCGATGGTCGGGCATCGAAACCATCTTCGAGCCGTCGCGGGAAATCCTTCTGGCCTCAACCCCGCGCGACGTCATCGAGATCCTGCGCGACATGCCCGAGGAGCGTCGGCGCGCCATCGCGGAGAGCGCACGCCGGCGCGTTCTCGCCGATCACACCGCCGATCACCGAGCCCGCCAGCTGGAGGGTTACTACGCCGAAGCAACCGCGCGCCATCGGCGCAAATCCGCGCGTCTTCTCCGCGGCCGTCCGGTTCAGGTCGCTGAACTCCAAGAGAGCTTGCCATGA
- a CDS encoding CgeB family protein, whose amino-acid sequence MKICFFGSSLVSSYWNGAATYYRGMLKQIAALGNDITFFEPDAFERQAHRDIADPDWAKVIVYPATADGWRSSLDTAARSADMLIKASGVGVFDQELEIALAALPSRTMRIYWDVDAPATLEAMASDPEHHLRRAVSSYDMVLTYGGGNGVVSAYRAMGARDCVPIYNALDPETHFPSPTKPEFACDLSLLANRLPDREKRVEHFFLEVARELPDKSFVLGGSGWETKDTARNIRKIGHVGTGEHNAFFGSGLATLNVNRDSMARYGFSPPTRGFEAIGAGACLITDQWDGIDHFLEPDREVLVAASGAEVASHLGALSSDRAGAIASRARARILSHHTYRHRARQFNDLFVGSSSRIEAAE is encoded by the coding sequence ATGAAGATTTGCTTCTTCGGATCCAGCCTCGTCTCGTCCTACTGGAACGGCGCCGCCACCTATTATCGCGGCATGCTCAAGCAGATTGCGGCACTCGGGAATGACATCACCTTCTTCGAGCCGGACGCGTTCGAGCGGCAAGCCCATCGCGACATTGCGGATCCCGACTGGGCGAAGGTCATCGTCTATCCCGCAACGGCCGATGGCTGGCGCAGCTCGCTCGATACAGCGGCGCGATCGGCTGACATGCTGATCAAGGCGAGCGGCGTCGGCGTCTTCGACCAGGAGTTGGAGATCGCGCTGGCGGCCCTGCCATCCAGAACCATGCGGATCTACTGGGATGTCGATGCCCCCGCCACGCTGGAAGCCATGGCAAGCGATCCCGAGCATCATCTGCGCCGCGCCGTTTCTTCCTACGATATGGTCCTGACCTATGGCGGCGGCAACGGCGTCGTATCGGCCTATCGCGCCATGGGCGCGCGGGATTGCGTACCGATCTACAACGCCCTCGACCCCGAGACGCATTTTCCGTCCCCGACCAAACCGGAGTTCGCCTGCGATCTCAGCCTGCTGGCCAATCGCCTGCCTGATCGCGAGAAGCGCGTTGAACACTTCTTCCTCGAGGTCGCGCGTGAGCTGCCGGACAAATCGTTCGTTCTCGGCGGTTCCGGCTGGGAGACCAAGGACACGGCGAGGAACATCCGCAAAATCGGGCATGTCGGCACCGGTGAGCACAACGCATTCTTCGGCTCCGGCCTTGCGACCCTCAACGTCAATCGCGACAGCATGGCCCGCTACGGCTTCTCGCCGCCGACGCGGGGATTCGAGGCGATCGGCGCCGGCGCCTGCCTGATCACCGATCAATGGGACGGCATCGACCATTTCCTCGAGCCGGATCGCGAGGTGCTGGTGGCCGCGAGCGGAGCCGAGGTGGCCAGTCATCTGGGCGCTCTCAGCTCTGATCGCGCCGGCGCGATCGCGAGCCGTGCCCGCGCACGCATTCTCAGCCACCACACCTATCGACACCGTGCCCGCCAGTTCAACGATCTTTTTGTCGGAAGCAGCTCGCGCATCGAGGCAGCAGAATGA
- a CDS encoding glycosyltransferase family 4 protein — protein MSRGADVKILMTTDTVGGVWTFSCDLAASLAAAGADVTLATMGPPARPDPSEALRDSGIRLVETDLALEWQDPEGRDFPKAERVLAGLEARLRPDIVHLNSFREATLPWRAPTVLVAHSCVNSWALACRDTAWLGEPRWTRYTERVAAALNSTQTWVCRSRSFHDEIVEIYHPRSPGAVIWNGIAAGGLPSRKEDLIFAAGRLWDRAKNIEILAAAAPGLDWPVQVAGPTDADSSVGVTWLGQLPHNVLRGHLQHAAIFVSPALYEPFGLSVLEAAAAGCALVLSDIPTFRELWSGAARFFDPDHSEALHGLLAELCDDAPGRARLQRAAYEQSLSYSLVRTTSAYLKLYEELLASCHVRSGSSQLEVRA, from the coding sequence ATGAGCCGAGGAGCGGACGTCAAAATACTGATGACGACCGACACTGTCGGCGGCGTGTGGACTTTTTCCTGCGACCTCGCCGCAAGCCTTGCCGCCGCCGGCGCCGACGTCACTTTGGCGACGATGGGCCCACCTGCGCGCCCCGACCCGAGCGAGGCGCTGCGCGACTCCGGGATCAGGCTGGTCGAAACCGACCTCGCCTTGGAGTGGCAGGATCCGGAGGGGCGCGACTTTCCTAAGGCCGAACGTGTCCTCGCCGGCCTCGAAGCGAGGCTCAGGCCCGACATCGTCCACCTCAATAGCTTTCGGGAGGCGACCCTGCCGTGGCGTGCGCCGACGGTTCTCGTGGCGCATTCGTGCGTCAACTCATGGGCGCTGGCTTGTCGGGATACGGCCTGGCTCGGCGAGCCCCGCTGGACGCGATACACCGAACGCGTGGCCGCCGCGCTCAACAGCACGCAGACCTGGGTCTGCCGGAGCCGATCGTTCCACGATGAGATCGTGGAGATCTATCACCCCCGCTCACCCGGAGCCGTGATCTGGAATGGAATTGCTGCCGGGGGCCTTCCAAGCCGAAAGGAGGACCTTATCTTCGCGGCGGGACGGCTCTGGGACCGTGCCAAGAACATCGAAATCTTGGCGGCCGCCGCACCGGGACTGGATTGGCCGGTCCAAGTCGCCGGACCCACTGACGCAGATTCATCCGTGGGCGTCACCTGGCTTGGACAATTGCCGCACAATGTCCTGCGTGGCCATCTTCAGCATGCGGCGATCTTCGTCAGCCCCGCTCTGTACGAGCCGTTCGGCCTCTCCGTCCTGGAAGCGGCTGCCGCCGGCTGCGCGCTCGTGCTCTCGGACATCCCGACTTTCCGGGAATTGTGGAGCGGAGCCGCGCGGTTCTTTGATCCCGACCACAGCGAGGCCTTGCACGGACTCCTCGCCGAGCTCTGTGACGATGCCCCCGGAAGGGCACGCCTGCAACGCGCCGCCTATGAACAGTCCTTGAGCTACTCGCTGGTGCGCACGACCAGCGCCTATCTCAAGCTCTACGAAGAGCTGCTCGCCTCGTGTCACGTCCGATCGGGATCCAGCCAGCTCGAGGTGCGCGCATGA
- a CDS encoding CgeB family protein, protein MKCVLFYHAFTSCWNNGNAHFLRGYARELHALGHEVVVFEPVDGWSRLNAIRESGSQALQTIGQLFPGVSIRRYDASLDLDEALDGADLVIVHEWNSPDVIEKIGAKRTQGAPFTLLFHDTHHRAITAPDELAQFDLDAFDGVLAFGEVLRQIYMKLGWADRAYTWHEAADTAMYHPLPHVQRTDDLVWIGNWGDGERSAELNEFLIEPVADLGLRASVYGVRYSDVALQTIRAAGIRHGGWLPAHWAPVAFAGARATVHVPRGPYVRSLPGIPTIRVFEALACGIPLISAPWSDAESLFPEGAYLQVADGAEMKRALRAVLDDRELSAAMVATGLQTIRERHTCRHRAQQLVTIVDGIRASETSSRPLRYVGASA, encoded by the coding sequence ATGAAATGCGTCCTGTTCTACCACGCATTCACCTCCTGCTGGAACAATGGGAACGCGCATTTCCTGCGCGGCTATGCCCGCGAGCTGCATGCGCTCGGCCACGAGGTCGTCGTGTTCGAGCCGGTCGATGGCTGGAGCCGGCTGAATGCCATCCGAGAGAGCGGCAGTCAGGCGCTGCAGACGATTGGTCAGCTTTTTCCCGGCGTCTCAATTCGCCGCTACGATGCTTCGCTCGATCTCGACGAGGCACTGGATGGCGCCGATCTCGTCATCGTGCACGAATGGAATTCACCTGATGTGATAGAGAAGATCGGCGCCAAGCGCACACAGGGCGCTCCTTTCACTTTGTTGTTTCACGACACTCATCACCGGGCGATCACTGCGCCGGACGAGCTTGCGCAGTTCGACCTCGATGCGTTCGACGGCGTACTCGCCTTCGGTGAGGTGCTTCGCCAGATCTACATGAAGCTCGGCTGGGCGGATCGTGCCTATACTTGGCACGAGGCCGCCGATACCGCCATGTATCACCCGCTGCCACATGTCCAGCGTACCGACGATCTGGTCTGGATCGGCAATTGGGGCGATGGCGAACGCAGCGCCGAGCTCAATGAGTTTCTGATCGAACCCGTTGCCGATCTGGGTTTGCGCGCGAGCGTGTATGGCGTTCGCTACTCCGACGTCGCTCTCCAGACCATCCGGGCCGCAGGCATCCGCCATGGCGGCTGGCTGCCGGCACACTGGGCGCCGGTCGCGTTCGCCGGAGCGCGCGCGACCGTGCACGTACCTCGCGGCCCTTATGTGCGGTCGCTTCCGGGCATTCCCACCATCCGTGTGTTCGAGGCGCTCGCCTGCGGCATTCCCCTGATCTCGGCTCCCTGGTCCGACGCAGAAAGCCTGTTTCCGGAAGGCGCTTATCTCCAGGTCGCCGACGGCGCGGAGATGAAGCGTGCGCTCCGTGCCGTGCTCGATGATCGCGAGCTGTCTGCCGCCATGGTGGCCACAGGGCTGCAAACGATCCGGGAGCGCCATACCTGCCGGCATCGCGCTCAACAGCTTGTGACCATCGTGGACGGCATTCGTGCCTCTGAGACGTCGTCTCGGCCTTTGCGCTACGTCGGAGCCTCCGCATGA
- a CDS encoding UDP-glucuronic acid decarboxylase family protein: protein MTLQSRVPTLRRSPTVLITGGAGFIGSHLCDSLLQRGNTVICLDNLFTGRIDNIRPLLNHPSFRFIEHDVRDEIEIDGEIDRIYSLACPASPRHYQKDPVGTMKTCVLGTINMLELARRKGARVLQASTSEVYGDPEVHPQPEAYLGNVNPIGPRACYDEGKRAAETLMFDYHRTHRTEIKVARIFNTYGPRMLENDGRVVSNFIVQALRGEPITIYGGGTQTRSFCFVDDLVRGLQLLMESPSSVTGPCNLGNPHEVAIEAIAREVLTYTESTSSLRFEALPKDDPKRRKPVIDTAARLLGWRPRVALKDGLQATIAYFALRIAGESPTLVPAIASRQAGHTIGSRLKVTDPSR, encoded by the coding sequence ATGACACTTCAGTCCCGCGTCCCCACCCTCCGTCGTTCGCCGACCGTGCTCATCACCGGCGGCGCCGGGTTCATCGGCTCTCATCTCTGCGATTCGCTCCTGCAGCGCGGCAACACCGTCATATGCCTCGACAATCTCTTCACCGGCAGGATCGACAACATCAGACCGCTCCTCAACCATCCGAGCTTCCGCTTCATCGAGCATGACGTGCGGGATGAGATCGAGATTGACGGGGAAATCGACCGCATCTACAGCCTCGCCTGCCCAGCGTCGCCCCGGCATTACCAGAAGGATCCGGTCGGCACGATGAAGACATGCGTGCTCGGCACGATCAATATGCTCGAGCTCGCACGCCGGAAGGGTGCTCGCGTCCTGCAAGCCTCCACAAGTGAGGTTTACGGCGACCCGGAGGTACATCCGCAGCCGGAAGCCTATCTCGGCAACGTCAACCCGATCGGTCCACGCGCCTGCTATGACGAGGGCAAGCGCGCCGCAGAGACGCTCATGTTCGACTACCACCGCACGCACCGGACCGAGATCAAGGTCGCGCGCATCTTCAACACTTATGGTCCGCGCATGCTGGAGAACGACGGCCGTGTCGTCTCCAACTTCATCGTGCAAGCCCTACGCGGAGAGCCGATCACGATCTATGGCGGCGGCACGCAAACGAGAAGCTTCTGCTTCGTCGACGATCTCGTGAGGGGCCTCCAGTTGCTGATGGAAAGCCCCTCATCGGTGACCGGTCCCTGCAACCTCGGCAACCCGCACGAGGTTGCGATCGAAGCAATCGCCCGAGAGGTCTTGACTTATACGGAGTCAACCTCCTCGCTCCGCTTCGAGGCGCTGCCGAAGGACGATCCGAAGCGTCGCAAGCCGGTCATCGACACCGCCGCGCGACTGCTCGGATGGCGCCCGCGCGTAGCGCTGAAGGATGGTCTCCAAGCCACGATCGCCTATTTCGCGTTGCGCATAGCAGGTGAGTCGCCGACGCTCGTGCCGGCCATTGCCTCACGCCAGGCGGGGCATACGATAGGAAGCCGGCTGAAAGTCACTGATCCGAGCAGATGA
- a CDS encoding beta strand repeat-containing protein, whose translation MTIDTTAPTAALAITAIGQDSGTAGDFITSDTTLTVSGSNGALSSGEKIQLSSDGGATWADVTQSTATSWSYLDPATHAGSFTYQTRIVDAAGNIGTTAAQAVTIDTTAPTAALAITAISQDSGTAGDFITNDTTLTVSGSNGALSSGEKIQLSSDGGATWADVTQSTATSWSYLDPATHASSFTYQTRIVDAAGNIGTTAAQAVTIDTTAPTAALAITAISQDSGTAGDFITSDTTLTVSGSNGALGSGEKIQLSSDGGATWADVTQSTATSWSYLDPATHAGSFTYQTRIVDAAGNIGTTAAQAVTIDTTAPTAALAITAISQDSGTAGDFITNDTTLTVSGSNGALSSGEKIQLSSDGGATWADVTQSTATSWSYLDPATHASSFTYQTRIIDAAGNIGTTAAQAVTIDTTAPTAALAITAIGQDSGTVGDFITNDTTLTVSGSNGALSSGEKIQLSSDGGATWADVTQSTATSWSYLDPATHASNFTYQTRIVDAAGNIGTTAAQAVTIDTTAPTITISNVGGPTNQANQTITGVVGVADAGATVTVYDGSTAIKTAIVQADGSWSAQVTLANGSNSLTAKVSDVAGNTTTSNAVVYTLSTTGPAVTEHLTSDTGASALDQITANPALSGTGLANTTVHFTIDGTLAATTALADASGNWSFTPSGLGDGLHTIVASQTDTFGNTGSASLAFTLDTIAPSASVISTVTDNVSPVTGTIANNGSSNDNTLTIAGTAEAGSTVKIYDTDGITVVGSGLATGGSYSITTSALSDGNHTLTARATDTAGNQGAASTAFHVGIDRASPTDITLSNAAIAENSAVGTVVGSFSDVDPGATGTASFTLIDDAAGQFGINGVNLVLVGSLDYETAQSHQITVRVTDSAGNTFDKTLSVIVTDVAGITLNGDAGANVLVGTPEADTLNGLGGNDRLQGLGGNDTLDGGAGFDRAVYSDATGPITVNLAAGTGSGAGVGSDTLISIEGAVGGDFADTFDATGFTGWSTQPGVALGQSAFEGRGGDDVITGRINALGQSLTRVEYLSASAAVTVDLAAGTGQGTAAGDVANVGHDTFTNALQGVFGSTYGDTLYGSNNASFTYEVFEGRGGNDYIDGRGGYDMAAYNNDLATTSGITVNLAAGTVVGDSSIGTDTLRDVEAVRGTNFDDIFDATGYGLAGALNVSSTNGSFNDFAGAGGNDTIIGNGNTRLNYSSAQAAVTVDLQITIGTAVTVAALPRARPRAPIRSPVSMPYKARSSPTRCWAATTTTTSRPWAATTTSTAAAGSIRQATTT comes from the coding sequence GTGACGATCGATACCACGGCGCCGACGGCGGCGCTGGCGATCACGGCGATCGGCCAGGACAGCGGCACGGCGGGCGACTTCATCACCAGTGATACCACACTGACGGTGTCCGGCAGCAATGGGGCCCTTAGCTCCGGCGAGAAGATCCAGCTCTCCAGCGATGGCGGAGCGACCTGGGCCGACGTCACGCAGTCGACGGCGACGAGCTGGAGCTATCTCGACCCGGCAACGCATGCCGGCAGCTTCACCTACCAGACCCGGATCGTCGATGCCGCCGGCAATATCGGCACCACCGCCGCCCAAGCGGTGACGATCGATACCACGGCGCCGACGGCGGCGCTGGCAATCACGGCAATCAGCCAGGACAGCGGCACGGCGGGCGACTTCATCACCAATGATACCACGCTGACGGTGTCCGGCAGCAATGGGGCTCTTAGCTCCGGCGAGAAGATCCAGCTCTCCAGCGATGGCGGAGCGACCTGGGCCGACGTCACGCAGTCGACGGCGACGAGCTGGAGCTATCTCGACCCGGCAACGCATGCCAGCAGCTTCACCTACCAGACCCGGATCGTCGATGCCGCCGGCAATATCGGTACCACCGCCGCCCAGGCGGTGACGATCGATACCACGGCGCCGACGGCGGCGCTGGCAATCACGGCAATCAGCCAGGACAGCGGCACGGCGGGCGACTTCATCACCAGTGATACCACACTGACGGTGTCCGGCAGCAATGGGGCGCTGGGCTCCGGCGAGAAGATCCAGCTCTCCAGCGATGGCGGTGCGACCTGGGCCGACGTCACGCAGTCGACGGCGACGAGTTGGAGCTATCTCGACCCGGCAACGCATGCCGGCAGCTTCACCTACCAGACCCGGATCGTCGATGCCGCCGGCAATATCGGCACCACCGCCGCCCAAGCGGTGACGATCGATACCACGGCGCCGACGGCGGCGCTGGCAATCACGGCAATCAGCCAGGACAGCGGCACGGCGGGCGACTTCATCACCAATGATACCACGCTGACGGTGTCCGGCAGCAATGGGGCTCTTAGCTCCGGCGAGAAGATCCAGCTCTCCAGCGATGGCGGAGCGACCTGGGCCGACGTCACGCAGTCGACGGCGACGAGTTGGAGCTATCTCGATCCGGCAACGCATGCCAGCAGCTTCACCTACCAGACCCGGATCATCGATGCCGCCGGCAATATCGGCACCACCGCCGCCCAGGCGGTGACGATCGATACCACGGCGCCGACGGCGGCGCTGGCGATCACGGCGATCGGCCAGGACAGCGGCACGGTGGGCGACTTCATCACCAATGATACCACACTGACGGTGTCCGGCAGCAATGGGGCCCTTAGCTCCGGCGAGAAGATCCAGCTCTCCAGCGATGGCGGAGCGACCTGGGCCGACGTCACGCAGTCGACGGCGACGAGCTGGAGCTATCTCGACCCGGCAACGCATGCCAGCAACTTCACCTACCAGACCCGGATCGTCGATGCCGCCGGCAATATCGGTACCACCGCCGCCCAGGCGGTGACGATCGATACCACGGCGCCGACGATCACGATCTCCAATGTTGGCGGTCCGACCAATCAGGCGAACCAGACCATTACCGGTGTGGTCGGTGTCGCCGATGCCGGCGCCACCGTGACCGTCTATGACGGCAGCACGGCGATCAAGACGGCCATCGTCCAGGCTGACGGCAGCTGGAGCGCCCAGGTCACGCTGGCAAACGGCAGCAACTCGCTGACGGCCAAGGTGAGCGATGTTGCCGGCAACACGACGACCAGCAACGCCGTTGTCTACACGCTGAGCACGACCGGCCCGGCGGTGACGGAGCATCTGACCTCCGATACCGGTGCTTCGGCGCTCGACCAGATCACCGCGAACCCTGCGCTAAGCGGCACGGGCCTGGCCAACACGACGGTGCACTTCACCATTGATGGGACTTTGGCCGCAACCACCGCTTTGGCGGATGCGAGCGGGAACTGGTCGTTCACGCCGAGCGGACTCGGTGATGGACTGCACACCATCGTGGCGAGCCAAACCGACACGTTTGGCAATACGGGCAGCGCCTCGCTGGCCTTTACGCTGGACACCATAGCTCCGTCTGCTTCGGTAATCAGTACGGTGACGGATAATGTATCGCCGGTGACCGGCACCATTGCCAATAACGGCTCCTCGAACGATAACACGCTAACGATTGCCGGCACGGCGGAAGCCGGCAGCACAGTGAAGATCTACGATACCGATGGCATTACGGTGGTCGGCAGCGGGCTCGCCACTGGCGGCAGCTATTCGATCACGACCTCGGCGCTGAGTGACGGCAACCATACGCTGACAGCCAGGGCCACGGATACTGCCGGCAACCAGGGTGCGGCTTCCACTGCATTCCACGTTGGCATTGATAGGGCATCGCCCACCGATATTACTTTGTCTAACGCCGCTATTGCGGAGAATAGCGCAGTTGGCACGGTGGTCGGATCTTTCTCGGATGTCGATCCGGGCGCCACTGGAACGGCAAGTTTTACGCTTATCGACGATGCCGCCGGCCAGTTTGGGATCAATGGTGTCAATCTAGTATTGGTTGGCAGCCTCGACTACGAGACTGCTCAATCGCATCAGATCACGGTGCGGGTGACCGACTCAGCCGGAAACACCTTCGACAAGACGCTGAGCGTGATTGTTACCGATGTCGCCGGCATCACGCTAAATGGTGACGCTGGCGCCAACGTGCTCGTGGGTACGCCCGAAGCCGATACGCTAAATGGCCTTGGCGGGAATGACCGTCTGCAGGGGCTTGGGGGTAACGACACCCTGGATGGCGGGGCCGGGTTTGATCGGGCGGTTTATTCGGATGCGACCGGCCCGATCACCGTGAACCTTGCGGCTGGAACCGGCTCCGGAGCTGGCGTCGGCAGCGATACGTTGATCAGCATCGAGGGCGCTGTGGGCGGCGACTTTGCCGACACGTTCGATGCCACCGGCTTTACGGGATGGAGTACTCAACCCGGTGTGGCCTTGGGCCAAAGCGCTTTCGAGGGCCGGGGCGGCGATGACGTGATCACCGGCCGCATCAACGCTCTGGGTCAATCGTTGACGCGGGTTGAGTATCTCAGCGCCTCGGCTGCCGTCACGGTCGATCTTGCCGCCGGCACCGGGCAGGGCACGGCGGCCGGCGATGTGGCCAATGTCGGCCACGACACGTTCACCAACGCATTGCAGGGCGTGTTTGGCTCGACCTATGGCGATACGCTCTACGGCAGCAACAACGCCAGCTTCACCTATGAGGTCTTTGAAGGTCGCGGCGGCAACGACTATATCGACGGCCGTGGCGGATATGACATGGCCGCCTACAACAACGATTTGGCGACCACGTCGGGTATCACGGTCAACCTTGCCGCGGGAACCGTTGTTGGCGATTCCAGCATCGGCACCGACACGCTGCGTGACGTGGAGGCGGTGCGGGGCACGAACTTCGACGATATCTTCGACGCGACCGGCTATGGCCTTGCCGGCGCGCTGAACGTCTCTTCGACCAACGGCAGCTTCAACGACTTCGCAGGCGCAGGCGGCAACGACACCATCATCGGCAACGGCAATACACGCCTTAATTATTCGAGCGCGCAAGCCGCCGTTACGGTCGACCTCCAGATCACCATCGGCACCGCCGTCACGGTGGCCGCACTGCCACGGGCACGACCGAGGGCACCGATACGTTCACCGGTGTCAATGCCGTACAAGGCTCGGTCTTCGCCGACACGCTGCTGGGCAGCAACTACAACAACAACTTCACGGCCCTGGGCGGCGACGACTACATCGACGGCCGCGGCGGGTTCGATACGGCAAGCTACAACAACCTGA